In Actinoplanes octamycinicus, the genomic window CTGCCCCGCGCCGACGGCACCGAGGTGCCGGTGCTGGCCACCATGGCCGCCATCCCGGACGCCGCCGGCGCGCCGCGCGGCTACGTCGCCACCTGCGTCGACATCGCCTCCCGCAAGGAGGCCGAGGAGGCGCTCAGCGAGCACGCCGCCGAACTGGAGCGCGGCAACGCCCAGCTGGCCGCGGCGAACGCGCAACTGGCCGCCGCGCTGGCCTTCAAGAACGACCTGACCTCGATGCTCACCCACGACGTGGCACAGCCGATCAGCTCGATCGCCAGCCTGGCCGAGCTGCTCTGCGCGGACTGGGCGGACCTGCCGGAGGACATCCGGCTGGAGCTGTCCCTGAAGATCGACAAGAACACCCGCCGCCTGGTCAAGATGATGAACGACCTGCAGCTGCTGTTCCGCCTGGACACCGGCGCGGTGACCGCCCGCCGGGTGCCGGTGCCGCTGCTGGAGGTGGTCCGCACGGCCCGCGGCGAGACCGCCGGGGCCGACCAGGTGGAGATCGCGATCGACGAGGAGCTGTCCGCGCTGGCCGACCGCGGGCACCTCGCCGTGGTTGTGGAAAACCTGTTGAAGAACGCGATCGCGCACGGGGCCGCGCCGATCCGGGTGGGTGCCGAGCGGCAGGGCGGCACGGTGCTGCTCTGCGTGCAGGACAGCGGCGCGGGCATCCCGGAGGACGTGCTGCCCAACCTGTTCGGCCGGTTCCTGCGCGGGGCCGGGCTGGGCCTGTTCATCGTCCGGCACCTGGTCGAGGCGAACGGCGGCTCGGTGCGCTACGAGCACGCCACGCCCCGCGGCGCGCGCCTGCTGGTCACCCTGGAGGCCGCACCGCGCTGAGGCGCCGTCTCAGGCGCCATCCGATCCGTCATTCCTCGCCGCGAGCGGGCCCTGGACACGCCGATTCACCCAGGTGCGCTGGCGGGCACGACGAAGGCCGGCCCAACGGGCCGGCCTTCGGTTCTGACTGTGATCTGGCTTCCGCAACTACCCACGGACGTCGCCCTTGCGGGCTGAGCGTTCTGGACGCGCCAGCGGCCAGCTCAGCCCGGAAGGGTCCCTGGCGGGAGCGACGGCCGGTGATCAGCGCGGACCCGAGTCAGCAAGCTCTTGATCTTGATTGTGGATCAGCCGATGCCGCGGTCCTCTTCGTTGATCATGCCGTTGCCCCAGATGTCGGCGGCGGCGGTGCGGCCGCCCATCCGGGCCGAGCCGGACGAGGCCCCCCGCTTGGCCGCCGGCATGGTGCCCGGGCCGGCCGCGTGGTGCAGCGGGTTCTCGGTGAGGCCGGTGCCGGTCGGGTCGGCGTTGCTCAGGTCGGCGGCGCCGGTGTCCCAGCCGGCCCCCGGCGACGGCTCGGTGTCCTGCGCCAGCCCCGTCCCGGCCGGCGGATGCTTGTGCACGCGGGCGGCGACCGACGCCGGCGAGGCGTAGTCCGGCTTGCTGAACAGGGTGTGCGACGGGCCGGGCAGGCGCTTGACGCTGGCCCCGGTGGGCATCGGGCGGCCGCCCAGCACCCCGCTCTCGACCAGGCCCTTGAAGGTGGTCAGGTCGGCCTTGAGCCGGCGGTTCAGCGACTCCTGGCCGTGCCGGTCGCTGGGCATGAGGAACGCGATGTCGGCCTCGAGCTGGGCGACGATCTGAGTCTTCGTCTCCCCCATCGGGCGCAGCGTGATGGTCTCGGCGAGGAGCGGCCCCTCCATGGTCGACCAGGAGACCCGCTCGTCCGGCGATCGTTCGATGATCTGCGCGTCGAACTCCCGGCGCTTGCCGTCCACGTCCATGATCCAGTGCGTCTGGTCCCGGCCGGTGGTGGTCACCTGGCGGACCCCGGTCATGAACCGTGGGTAGTTCTCGAACGCGGCGAGTTGCTCGTACACCGTGTGCAGCGGTGCACTCACCTCGATGGCCTGCTGAACCATACTCATCGCATCTCTCCCATGCTGAAGTGCTGGCATGACAGAGCGTACGGAGACGAGTGCGACCCGTGTTCGCTTTCGCGGAGACCCGGCTTTCAGACTCTGCGCAGGTACTGCCAGCCGCCCACCTCGGCGGCGTACCGGGCGTCACTCGCGGGCACCAGCGTCACGGCGGCGTCGCGCAGCAGCGCCACCAGGCGCGGGGACGGGCTGCGCCAGGCCTCGCTGATCTCCACCAGGGTGCCGGTGGACCGGCAGGCGGCGGCCAGGTCGGCCAGCAGGGCCGGGGACACCGCGGCGTCGTCCACGCCGGCCTGGGCCAGCAGCGCGAGCGGGCGGGCCAGCTGGGTGGGCACGTAGCGGCAGGCCCGTTCCAGGCCCCGCACGGTCGCCTCGACCAGCAGCTCGGCAACCTGCTCGGGGGTCAGCTCACCGGCCTCGACCAGGGCGCGCACCGCCCGGGCGTCCAGCAGGTCGTCGCCGACCGGCAGGGCGGAGACCGCCACCGACAGCGCGTCCAGCTGGGCCAGGTCGGCGGGCAGCGCCAGCCAGCCGTCCGGGCGGACCACCTCGACCTCGGCGGCCACCCGCAGGGTCATCTCGGTGCGGTGCCGGGCCCGGCGCACCGCGTCCGCGTACGCGGTCAGCCAGGTGGTGTCCGGTCCGGCCTGGTCGGCGAAGGTCAACGAGGTCAGCCCGGCCCGGTCGGCGGCCGAGGCCACCACACCGACCGCGTCCCGCCCGGCCGCGAACCCGGTGTGCACGTGGGCATCCACCGTCAGGTCCAGCGCGTACGCGGTACCGACCGCGCCACCGCCGATGACTGATTCCCGCTCTGCCACGTTCGCTCCCCGACTGAAGTTCTCCGTCGGGGAGAAGAATGCGGCCCGCGCGTTGTCTCCGGGGTCAGCCGCCGGTGCAGGTGAGGTGCGCCCGCCACCGGCGGTGGCGGGCCGCCCTCAATTTCCCGGCTTCTCCAGCATCTTGGTGACCGCGTGCACCGCGTCGTCGGTCGGCGACGCCGCCTCCCGGTTCGCGTCCCGCAACTCGCGGTACACCTCCTCGCGGTGCACCTGCACGTCACGTGGCGCCTGGATCCCCAGCCGGATGACGTCGCCCCGGGCCTCCAGCACGGTGATCACGACGTCGTCGCCGATCATCACGCTCTCGCCGGCCCGCCTGGTCAGCACAAGCATCGACGCCCTCCTCCTCCATCCATGGAACGGACAGCATGGCAAAGGCGCGGCCGCGAGGGAACGCGACCGCGCCTTCGAGGGTTTGTCACGGGCCGCGCGCCGCGGCCGTCGCGAGCAATCCTCAACTGGAGGTTCAGTACGACCGGTTCATGATCGCCCGGACCGGGTAGCCCGAGCCGGTGAGGACCGTCTGCATCGCCCGCATGCTGTCCCGGTCGACCACGATCGGGGCGAGCAGGTTGGCGGTCGTCTCCTCCTTGCCCGCGGTGATCACCGTGAGCAGCAGCACCCGGTCCGGGTCCTTGGTGTTCAGCGCCGCGAACACCGACTCGTCGATCTCCGGGGCGTACTCCGGGAAGAACGGCTCCGGCGGCGCCACCAGGAACCGCAGCTCCGGGTTGTCGAGCGAGGTGAGGGCGTAGAGCAGACCGTCGTCGTTCAGGCGCACCAGGACGAATTCCTTGTGCGCCGGGAACCCCGGCATGGGCACCGCCATCGAGATGGTCGGCAGGCCCAGCGACGGGTCGGTCATGGTGGCCTCGATCGGTCGGGACATGGTGCGAGTAGTCATGGTCACCTCAGGAAATCGATGAGCGAGGGCTGGATCACCTTGGCCGTGGCGGCCAGGGCGGCCTGATACGAGGTCTGCTGGAGCTGCAATTCCATGATCGCCTTGGGCAGGTCGACATCCTCGATATCGGACAGCTGCGACGACACGGACATCAAGCGATCCTCAGCGGACTGCTTCATCTGTGTAACCCGATTGTATCGAGCGCCTACGTCCGAAAGAGTGGAATTCAGCAGATCAGACGCTTTGTCGAGGTTCCTCAGGCCGGTGTCGATAGCAGCCGAGTCGCCCGACTTCATGGCGTCGGACAGGTCCTTGAGCACGTTGAACAGCTGTGCCGGGTTCCGTACCCGGAGCGCCGGGTCGGTCTGGTCGGCCAGCTCCTGCCCGGTCGCGTCGACGTACTTGCCGTCGTCGTTGACCAGGTAGTCGTTGCCGAACACCTCGGGACCGCGGACGTCCACCCGCACCCTGGCGTTCGGGCCGATCATCCGGTTCGTCTCGCCGGACGCCTCGCCGACGTAGCCGCCGCCGGAGTAGGCGGTGGGGTCCGGGGTCGAGCCGCCGAAGACCGGGCGGTCCAGGTACTTCGTGTTGGCGAACTGCATCAGCGTGCCGCGGATCTGGTCGATCTCCGCGGCCCGCGCGTTGTTCGCCTCCGGCGTGCTGCCGCCGCCCGCGCTGGTCGCGGCCAGCGTGAGCTCCCGGACCTTGGCGACCAGCACGGTGGAGCTCTGCAGGGTGTCCTGCACGGTGCCGAGCCGGCCCATCGCGTCGTCGGCGTTGGTCGAGTACTTCTTGTTCGCGCGGACCTCGCCGCGCAACTGGAGTGCGGTCACCGTGCCGGTCGGCGAGTCCGACGGGCGGTGCAGCTGCTTGCCGCTGGAGATCTGGTCCTGCGCGGTCTGCGTCCGGCTGAGGTTGCGCTGCAGGCTTGCCATCGTCCGGGTGCGGACGCTGCTCTCGGTGACCCGTGGGCTGCTGCTCATGAGCCGTCGTCCCCCTACCTACCGACCATTCCGGTCCGGTTGATCAATTGGTCGAGCATCGAGTCGATGGTGGTGAGCACCCGGGACGCGGCCTCGTAGCCACGCTGGTAGGTGAGCAGGTTGGTCATCTCCTCGTCGAGGTTGACCCCGGACTCCGCGTCGCGCGCGGCGTCCACCTGGTCGGTCACCGCGTTCTGCACGTCGCGCCGGCGGATCGAGGCCTGCGCGGACACCCCGAGGTCGCCGATCAGCTGCTGGTACTCGGAGTCGGCGCCGTCCCGCGAGGTGGCCAGCTCGGCCAGGTCGTCGGCGATCCCGCCGTCCAGGACCCGGGTGGCGGCGGGGGCGGTCGGATCCCCGGTCGAGACGGCCAGGTCGGCCGGGTCGCTCACCGCCACCGCGATGTTCAGCGCGGTGATCCCCGGCTTGGGGTTCGGCGGGTTGTCCGGGTCGATGTCGCCGTTGACGAAGAACTCCTGCCCGGTCTCGCCCTTCATGGTGTAGCCGGTGCCGTACTTGTCGTTGACCGTCTGCGCCAGCTTCTGGGCCACCTTGTCCAGCCGGCCGGAGATCTCGTGCAGGGTGCCGCCCTGGGCGAGCAGCTCCATCTGCGAGCCCATCGTCCCGCCCGCGGCGACCGGCGTCCCGGTGTCCTTCCAGCGCAGGTTCACCGTGATGTCCTGGTCCAGGTCGGCGATCTGGGTGGCGCTGCCGGACGCGATCTCGATCGGGCGGTTGCTGAACTCGCTGACCAGCGGCGCGCTGCCGATGAAGACGTTGGTCGCGCCGTCCGGCAGGTCGGTGGCGGTGGCGCCGACCATCTGGGAGAGCTTGAGGATCTCCTGCGAGCGCTGGTCCATCAGCTCGTTGGCCTGCAGCCCGGCCGCCTTGGCGACGACGATCTCCTTGTTCAGCTTGGCGACCGCCTCGGCCGACTTGTTCACGTCGCCGACGTAGGTGTCCAGGCCGGCCCGGACCGACTCGAACTGGTTGTTGAGCGCCTTGGACGCGTCGTTGAGCGTGGCGGCCACCGTGGTCGCCTGCTCCAGCAGCGCGGACTTGGGCGCGGCCTTGTCCGGGTTGGTGGCCACCGCGTTCCAGCCGTCCCACATGTCCTGCAGGCGGGCCTGCAGCGCGGTGTCGCTGGGCTCGGCGAAGACGTCCTCGATCAGCGCGTACGCGCCGGCCTTCTCGTTGAGGTACGCCGAGTTCGCGTGCTCGGTGTAGCTGCGGTGGTCGAGCGCGGTGTTCCGCAGCCGCTCCACCGTGGAGACGGTGACGCCGGCGCCCACCGCGGTGGTGGTGGCGTAGATGCCGGGGGTCAGGTTGGCGTTCTGCGCCTGCATGACGACGCGCTGCCGGGTGTACCCCTCGGTGCTCGCGTTCGCGATGTTCTGGCCGGTGATGTCCAGGCCGCGGCGCTGTGCGTACAGGGACGTCAGCGCGGTGTTCAGTCCACTGAATGTGCTAGCCATCAGATCGCCTCATCGACGAGGGTGGGGCGGCGGATGCCGCCGGTGACGGTCTGGCCCTGCGGTCCGTACGTTTCCACAGACTCGGCGAACACGAGCATGGTTTCGCGAGCCGCGCGTTGTCCCGCGGTGAGCAGGTCACGGTTGACGTCGGCCAGGGCCCGGATCTCCGACGTCAGCAGCAGGAACGCCTTACGGTGCTGGTGGAGCAGGTCCGCCCAGGGATCGGGCGCCGCGTCGGCGAGTTCCCCGAGCGAGGCCTCCGGGTTGAGACCGAGCTCGGCGGCCACCTCCTGGGCGTACGCCGCGCGGATGACCTCGGTCTGCCGGATCTGGTCCAGCACCACCTCCACCTCCCGGGTGGCGTGGCTCAACCAGCGGGATCGGTTGGCCGCGAGGAGCAACTGCTCCTCCTCGAGCTTGAACAGGAGCATCTCCAGCAGCTCCCGGGAGCGCCACAAGACGCTGGCCAGGTCGGTCAGACTCACCCGGTCCTCCGTCGTTCGCTGGTCGGGCTGCACCCTTTCGGCAACCCACTCATTCGGACAGGTCGGCATGTTCGCCGTGCCGCTGAGTGGTTTCGCCCGATCGGCATTTATCCGGTTAGCCGGAAAAGGCCGAGATTTTCTCGGAGAATCGCTCAGCGCCTCTCGGCAGCACGCCGAAGGGAATGGCGCAACACCACGGCTCATGGACGGGCCGGTTCAAGACCCCAGTCAAGGAGGAATCACCACAATGGGTCTTCGCATCAACCAGAACATCGCCGCGCAGAACGCCTACCGGAACCTGTCGGTCACCGACAGCCAGATGTCCAAGTCGCTGGAGAAGTTGTCCAGCGGTTTCCGGATCAACCGGGCGGCGGACGACGCGGCCGGCCTGTCGATCTCCGAGGGTCTGCGCGCGCAGACCGGCGGTCTCAAGGTCGCGGTGCGCAACGCCCAGGACGCGATCAGCGTCGTGCAGACCGCTGAGGGTGCGCTGAACGAGGTCACCAGCATGCTCCAGCGCATGCGTGACCTGTCGGTCCAGGCTTCCAACGCGTCCCTGGACACCGAGGCGAAGGGCGCCGCGCAGAAGGAGTTCGACCAGCTCGCCAAGGAGATCGACCGGGTCGGCGAGACCACCGCGTTCGGCAAGTCGAAGCTGCTCGACGGCTCCTTCGGCACCACCGAGGGCAACACCGCCGACAACCCGCTGACCTCCATGCCGTCGACGATCTCCTTCAACATCCAGAAGATCGGCAGCAAGGACCTCAGCGACAGCCCGATCGCGGTCAGCGTCACGCCGGCCGCCGGTGACACCGCCAAGGACGTCGCCGACAAGCTGAACACCGCGATCAAGACCGCGCTGACCGCTCCGGCCAACGCGGCGCAGGGCTTCACCGGTAACGAGCTGCACGTCTCGTCGGACGTCAAGGCGGACGGCACCGGTATGTCGTTCAGCCTGGACGGCACCGCCGAGTTCGACATCTCCGACCAGGTCGGCGACGCGTTCAAGGACGGCAGCAGCACCACCAAGACCGCCTCCACCAACGGCGACTTCCAGATCGGCGCCAACGCCGGCGAGAAGCTGAACGTGTCGATCGGCAAGGTGAGCGCCTCGGCGCTCGGCCTGAGCGGCCTCGACCTGTCGGGGCCCGCCGACGCGAACGGCGACTCGGGTGCGGCCAAGGCGATCAAGGCGCTCGACTCGGCGATCAAGTCGGTCTCCGACCAGCGCGCCTCGCTCGGTGCCTCGCAGAACCGCTTCGAGCACACCATCAACAACCTGAACACGGCGGTGGAGAACCTGTCCGCGTCGGAGTCCCGGATCCGGGACACCGACATGGCGCAGGAGATGGTCTCCTTCACCCGGAGCCAGATCCTCACCCAGGCCGGCACGTCGATGCTGTCGCAGGCGAACCAGTCCTCGCAGAACGTGCTCTCGCTGCTCCGCTAACCGAACCGCGACCGAAATGCGACCGTTCGGCAACTGATTCAGCCCGACAGTGACCGAACAGATGGGGGTAGCCGGTACGCCGGCTACCCCCGCTCCACACATGTCCTCGGCAGGAAAGCAGGCTTCTTGTGACCAGCTCCGTTGACGGCCTCGTCAGTGGTCTCAGCACCTCCTCCCTGATCGGTCAGCTGATGCAGGTGGAGGCCGCACCGCAGACCAAGCTCAAGACCAAGGTCAAGACCGCCGAGACCGCGGTGGCCTCGTACCAGTCGGTCAACAGCAAGCTCAAGGCCTTCAAGGCCGCCGCGGACGATGTGTCCAAGCTCAGCACCTGGCGCTCCACCAAGGCGACGTCCAACTCCTCGTCGGTGACCGCGAGCACGACGACCGGCCTGGTCAACACGGCCGGCAGCGTCACCTTCGACGTGAAGAGCGTGGCCCGGGCCCAGACCACCACCATCAAGCTGCCCACCAACACCACCAGTGACAGCAACAACGACGGCAAGCTGGAGAAGACGCCGGTCAACCTCGGCGCCTCGGTCACCGTCACGATGGGCAAGTACGACGAGAACGGCAACTTCACCCCGGCCACGCCAGCCAAGTCGGTGACCCTGGACCTGACCAAGGGCAGCTCGGCGCAGGACATCGCCGGCAAGGTCAACTCCGCCGGGCTGGACGTCCGGGCGTTCGTGGTGAACACCTCGGACACCGAGGGCATCCTCCAGTTCACCGGCAGCAAGACCGGCGAGGACTTCGGCTTCCAGGTGACCGGCCTGGAGGGGCTCGGGCTCGACACCAACGGCAACGCCGGCGCCAGCCCCGCCTCGACCTACGCGAAGAACGCGACCCTGCAGGTCGGCGGCGAGGGCGAGGCCGGTTACACGGTCAGCAGCGCGACCAACACCTTCAGCGGGCTGATCCCCGGCGTGACGGTCAACGTCACCAAGGAGGAGACCGGGGTCACGGTCAGCGCGGCCACCGACATCAGCGGGATCACCGCGAAGATCCAGTCGATGGTCGACGCGATGAACGCGACGCTCACCGAGGTCAAGGACCAGACCGCGTACGACAGCTCCACCAAGAAGGGCTCGCCGCTGACCGGCGACTTCATGGTCCGCCAGATGACGCAGAGCATCCTCGGCATGGTCAGCGTCGGCATGGCCAAGTACCCGAACCCGCGGTACGACAAGGACCTCCCGGTCGACGAGACGACCAACCCCAAGGAGCTGACGTTCCCCGAGCAGTCGCTCAACAAGCTCGGCATCCAGCTGAGCCGGGACGGTCTGCTGACCTTCAACGCGACCGACTTCACCAACGCGTACAACGAGAACCCCAGCCGGATCCAGGAAGTGACCCAGGCGGTCGCCACCAACTTCAGCGCGCTGGCCGACAAGCAGTCGAAGAGCGTCACCGCGGTGATCACCGGCCGGAAGAACGAGATCGACTCGATCAACGACCAGATCAGCAACTGGGACACCCGGCTGGCCTCCCGCCGCGAGGCGCTGCAGCGGCAGTACGCCGCCATGGAGACCGCGCTCGGCAACATGAAGAACCAGTCGTCGTGGCTGGCCGGGCAGATCGCCAGCCTTGGCTGACCGTCGTCCACCGCCACCCGCCAGCCCTCACCAGCCTGACAAAGGGATTCGATGACCGCTCCGGCCCCGCACCTCCGTGACCGTTACCTGCAGGACTCGATCAACACCGCGTCGCCGGCGAAGCTGCTGGTGATGCTCTACGACCGGATGATCCTCGACCTGAACCAGGGCGAGGAGGCGCTGCGCGCCGCCGACCGGGCCCTGGCCAACGACAAGATCTCGCACGCCCAGGAAATCCTCATCGAGCTGCGGACGACGTTGCACGTCGACGAGTGGGAGGGCGCTCCCGGCCTGGCCAACCTGTACGGCTACATCCTGACCGAGCTGATCGGCGCGACCATCGCCGGAGACCCGGACCGGGTGGCCACCTGCCGGAAGTTCCTTGAGCCGCTGCGCGACGCGTGGCGCGAGGCCGCGGCTGCGGCGGCGGGCTGAGCGCGCCATGACCGGGGACTGGCGGGGCGCCTGGACGACGGCGCTCGACGAGCTGGAGATGGACGTCGCGGCGGTCGAGGCGATGCTCGCCGACGAGCATCGGCAGGCCGAGACCCCGCCGGCCGACCTCTGGCGGCCGCCGACCGAACTGGGCGCGCTGCCGCTGGAACTCAAGCCGCGGGCCGACGAGATCCTCACCCGGCAGCTGGCCGTGGCGGAGGAACTCGCCCGGCGGCTCACCGCGAACCGCCAGCAGAGCGCGATGACCTCCCGGATCGAGACCGGCGAGGCGGTCAAGCGCCCGGTCTATCTGGACCGCGCCATGTGAACCACCACGAACGTCCCGGATCCCCGGCCAGGGGGTCCGGGACGTTTTCGTGTGCAACCTCGCAGCAACCGTCTGACACTCAGCGGATCGCCGGGCTCGCCGAACTGCATGGTACGAGCACGGATTGCTCACCGAAGTGCCACGGAACGGCGACCAGACGGATCGATCAGGGAGCTGCGAAGTGTTCGACGACCTTTCCACCTCTGCGCTGCGCGTCGCTGTCAGCGGCCTGTCGGCCCGGCAGAACGCCATCGCCAACAACATCGCGAACGTCGAGACCCCGGGCTTCCGTGCCCGTAAGGTCAAGTTCGAGGAGGCTCTTCAGGGCGCTGTCGCCCGCGGCCAGTCGCCGCTGGGGATCAACCCGAGTGTCCAGGAGTCGCTGGAGCCCACCCGGCTCAACGGCAACAACGTCAACCTCGACGAGGAGACGCTGTCGCACATCGACACCACGATGCGGTACCAGCTCACGCTCCGGGCCATCGACAGCAAGTACGGCCTGCTGCGCGACGCCATCAAGGGAGCCTGAGGATGAGCATCTTCAACGCCATCGGGGTCGCCGGCACCGGGGTCACGGTCTACCGCAAGTGGCTCGACGCGGTCTCCGACAACATCGCGAACATGAACAACACCAGCCGCACCTCCGAGAACGCGTTCCAGGCCCGGTACGTCCAGGCCCGCGCCGCGCAGGACGGTAACGGCGCCGAGGTGGCCGGGGTGCAGCTCGGCAACGCCGAGGGCATCCTGGCCTACGAACCGGACAACCCGCTCGCCGACGCCGAGGGGTACGTCCGGCGGCCGGACATCGACATGGGCAGCCAGATGGCTCAGATGATCATGGCGCAGCGCTCCTACCAGGCCAACCTCTCGGTCGTCGACCGGGCCCGGGACGCGTACACCGCCGCTATCAACCTCGGGAAGTGATCATGACTCCGATCAACCCCATCGGCGGAATCTCCGGCTTCAGCGGAATCTCCGGAATTTCGGGTATGTCAGGACTGTCCGACAAGCTGGACCTCGACGAGGCCGCCAAGACCGCCAGCCCGAACACCGACTTCGCCCGCATGCTGTCCAAGGGCCTGGAGAGCGTGCAGGCCTCCCAGGACAAGGCGAGCGACCTCGCCGTCCAGGTGGCCAACGGGACGCTGCAGGACCCGGCCCAGTACACGATGGCCGCCAACGAGGCGTCCCTCGGACTCCAGATGACCCTCGCCATCCGCAACAAGGCCGTCGAGGCCTTCCAAGAGATCATGAGGATGCAGGCCTGAGATGACTGATCGCCTTCCCGCTCCGGTACGCCGCATCACGGACACCTTCAAGTCCTTCACGCCGGGACAGAAGGCTGTCACGATCTTCGCCGTCATCGCCATCGTCGTCGGTGGGTACTTCTTCGCGACGTGGGCGGCGAAACCCTCCTACGCGATCCTGTTCAACAACCTGTCGACCAAGGACGCCAGCGCCATCGTCGAGTCGCTGCAGAAGGCCGGCACCTCGTACGAGCTGGCGAACGACGGCCAGACCATCATGGTGCCGCGCGACCAGGTCAACGCGCTG contains:
- the fliD gene encoding flagellar filament capping protein FliD, which produces MTSSVDGLVSGLSTSSLIGQLMQVEAAPQTKLKTKVKTAETAVASYQSVNSKLKAFKAAADDVSKLSTWRSTKATSNSSSVTASTTTGLVNTAGSVTFDVKSVARAQTTTIKLPTNTTSDSNNDGKLEKTPVNLGASVTVTMGKYDENGNFTPATPAKSVTLDLTKGSSAQDIAGKVNSAGLDVRAFVVNTSDTEGILQFTGSKTGEDFGFQVTGLEGLGLDTNGNAGASPASTYAKNATLQVGGEGEAGYTVSSATNTFSGLIPGVTVNVTKEETGVTVSAATDISGITAKIQSMVDAMNATLTEVKDQTAYDSSTKKGSPLTGDFMVRQMTQSILGMVSVGMAKYPNPRYDKDLPVDETTNPKELTFPEQSLNKLGIQLSRDGLLTFNATDFTNAYNENPSRIQEVTQAVATNFSALADKQSKSVTAVITGRKNEIDSINDQISNWDTRLASRREALQRQYAAMETALGNMKNQSSWLAGQIASLG
- a CDS encoding sensor histidine kinase, with translation MGGYVHIAARGVGRLSRLIAGCAGVTVTVLGLLNTHTSDTTSPEGLPPAPAFVLIPAGLALLLQAVPLADGLAGRLRAGAAAVLGLSAAVLGGVALDRHPAAGLATVLAGLALAGLDVRLPRIGPVPVRITDPLLLGAATIALVGLASRLVTATVMPPSLAAGLLLLTAGAVLARPEAPAAEDSAADQLLVAELRDRQDFADTLLQSMNEAVMVLDANYRVIDVNRRWRELTGHRDEVRDPPPLPPPGHGGDWLLPRADGTEVPVLATMAAIPDAAGAPRGYVATCVDIASRKEAEEALSEHAAELERGNAQLAAANAQLAAALAFKNDLTSMLTHDVAQPISSIASLAELLCADWADLPEDIRLELSLKIDKNTRRLVKMMNDLQLLFRLDTGAVTARRVPVPLLEVVRTARGETAGADQVEIAIDEELSALADRGHLAVVVENLLKNAIAHGAAPIRVGAERQGGTVLLCVQDSGAGIPEDVLPNLFGRFLRGAGLGLFIVRHLVEANGGSVRYEHATPRGARLLVTLEAAPR
- the fliW gene encoding flagellar assembly protein FliW, translated to MSRPIEATMTDPSLGLPTISMAVPMPGFPAHKEFVLVRLNDDGLLYALTSLDNPELRFLVAPPEPFFPEYAPEIDESVFAALNTKDPDRVLLLTVITAGKEETTANLLAPIVVDRDSMRAMQTVLTGSGYPVRAIMNRSY
- a CDS encoding SRPBCC family protein, whose amino-acid sequence is MSMVQQAIEVSAPLHTVYEQLAAFENYPRFMTGVRQVTTTGRDQTHWIMDVDGKRREFDAQIIERSPDERVSWSTMEGPLLAETITLRPMGETKTQIVAQLEADIAFLMPSDRHGQESLNRRLKADLTTFKGLVESGVLGGRPMPTGASVKRLPGPSHTLFSKPDYASPASVAARVHKHPPAGTGLAQDTEPSPGAGWDTGAADLSNADPTGTGLTENPLHHAAGPGTMPAAKRGASSGSARMGGRTAAADIWGNGMINEEDRGIG
- a CDS encoding flagellin N-terminal helical domain-containing protein; protein product: MGLRINQNIAAQNAYRNLSVTDSQMSKSLEKLSSGFRINRAADDAAGLSISEGLRAQTGGLKVAVRNAQDAISVVQTAEGALNEVTSMLQRMRDLSVQASNASLDTEAKGAAQKEFDQLAKEIDRVGETTAFGKSKLLDGSFGTTEGNTADNPLTSMPSTISFNIQKIGSKDLSDSPIAVSVTPAAGDTAKDVADKLNTAIKTALTAPANAAQGFTGNELHVSSDVKADGTGMSFSLDGTAEFDISDQVGDAFKDGSSTTKTASTNGDFQIGANAGEKLNVSIGKVSASALGLSGLDLSGPADANGDSGAAKAIKALDSAIKSVSDQRASLGASQNRFEHTINNLNTAVENLSASESRIRDTDMAQEMVSFTRSQILTQAGTSMLSQANQSSQNVLSLLR
- a CDS encoding flagellin N-terminal helical domain-containing protein — translated: MSSSPRVTESSVRTRTMASLQRNLSRTQTAQDQISSGKQLHRPSDSPTGTVTALQLRGEVRANKKYSTNADDAMGRLGTVQDTLQSSTVLVAKVRELTLAATSAGGGSTPEANNARAAEIDQIRGTLMQFANTKYLDRPVFGGSTPDPTAYSGGGYVGEASGETNRMIGPNARVRVDVRGPEVFGNDYLVNDDGKYVDATGQELADQTDPALRVRNPAQLFNVLKDLSDAMKSGDSAAIDTGLRNLDKASDLLNSTLSDVGARYNRVTQMKQSAEDRLMSVSSQLSDIEDVDLPKAIMELQLQQTSYQAALAATAKVIQPSLIDFLR
- the csrA gene encoding carbon storage regulator CsrA; the encoded protein is MLVLTRRAGESVMIGDDVVITVLEARGDVIRLGIQAPRDVQVHREEVYRELRDANREAASPTDDAVHAVTKMLEKPGN
- a CDS encoding hydrolase, which produces MAERESVIGGGAVGTAYALDLTVDAHVHTGFAAGRDAVGVVASAADRAGLTSLTFADQAGPDTTWLTAYADAVRRARHRTEMTLRVAAEVEVVRPDGWLALPADLAQLDALSVAVSALPVGDDLLDARAVRALVEAGELTPEQVAELLVEATVRGLERACRYVPTQLARPLALLAQAGVDDAAVSPALLADLAAACRSTGTLVEISEAWRSPSPRLVALLRDAAVTLVPASDARYAAEVGGWQYLRRV
- the flgK gene encoding flagellar hook-associated protein FlgK; translated protein: MASTFSGLNTALTSLYAQRRGLDITGQNIANASTEGYTRQRVVMQAQNANLTPGIYATTTAVGAGVTVSTVERLRNTALDHRSYTEHANSAYLNEKAGAYALIEDVFAEPSDTALQARLQDMWDGWNAVATNPDKAAPKSALLEQATTVAATLNDASKALNNQFESVRAGLDTYVGDVNKSAEAVAKLNKEIVVAKAAGLQANELMDQRSQEILKLSQMVGATATDLPDGATNVFIGSAPLVSEFSNRPIEIASGSATQIADLDQDITVNLRWKDTGTPVAAGGTMGSQMELLAQGGTLHEISGRLDKVAQKLAQTVNDKYGTGYTMKGETGQEFFVNGDIDPDNPPNPKPGITALNIAVAVSDPADLAVSTGDPTAPAATRVLDGGIADDLAELATSRDGADSEYQQLIGDLGVSAQASIRRRDVQNAVTDQVDAARDAESGVNLDEEMTNLLTYQRGYEAASRVLTTIDSMLDQLINRTGMVGR
- a CDS encoding flagellar protein FlgN, with protein sequence MSLTDLASVLWRSRELLEMLLFKLEEEQLLLAANRSRWLSHATREVEVVLDQIRQTEVIRAAYAQEVAAELGLNPEASLGELADAAPDPWADLLHQHRKAFLLLTSEIRALADVNRDLLTAGQRAARETMLVFAESVETYGPQGQTVTGGIRRPTLVDEAI
- the fliS gene encoding flagellar export chaperone FliS; its protein translation is MTAPAPHLRDRYLQDSINTASPAKLLVMLYDRMILDLNQGEEALRAADRALANDKISHAQEILIELRTTLHVDEWEGAPGLANLYGYILTELIGATIAGDPDRVATCRKFLEPLRDAWREAAAAAAG